One genomic segment of Candidatus Berkiella aquae includes these proteins:
- a CDS encoding SAM-dependent methyltransferase: MTSLSNSILWQRMQEYYAQLGTEVWEDEVVPQQITNNTYLANNYAKQIIAQIQDYISTHGKPLDDCPFYVLEIGAGHGRLSFYLLENLRQAFEVFGWPKKWLKFIMTDISLKSLETWQTHHALKPFIDEGWLDLAVYNANQDTQIKLAISGQLIEAKSINKPLFVICNYIFDTLSQDAFQVINHRLHEVELVIKNQAQLEKGELKDYFKDAKYEFVKHPVKTQYYTEKPLLNKILQAYEAECENAAFLMPIGAIHCIENLKKLTQGPLMFLVSDKGVTDKDLFDEDDDPDISFHGSVSMMVNFDALKRYTELCGGNCFLMGDKGADFQVANFIFQADYKIPQTAYAFANSLSCFSPQDLFDICYIEDEPVKLKTLEAIVNILNLAEWDPSIFYDYHELLIEKLENDDMTVNVQHSILNGLERAWRYFFKLEKSQDLPFAIGSTLYNMGLNEKAIEFYNYSLAYYGKDKDTYFNLTLAYHALENYEKAQEMINESLKISPKDEAIAELQKEIDPMHS, translated from the coding sequence ATGACCTCTCTCTCGAATTCTATTTTATGGCAACGCATGCAAGAATATTATGCGCAATTAGGCACGGAAGTTTGGGAAGATGAGGTGGTCCCCCAACAAATCACTAACAATACCTATTTAGCTAATAATTATGCGAAACAGATTATCGCGCAAATTCAAGACTATATTTCAACCCATGGTAAACCACTGGATGACTGTCCCTTTTATGTTCTTGAAATAGGGGCAGGCCATGGTCGGCTGTCATTTTATTTACTCGAAAATTTACGCCAAGCTTTTGAGGTTTTTGGATGGCCTAAAAAATGGCTAAAGTTCATCATGACCGACATTAGTTTAAAGAGTCTTGAAACCTGGCAAACGCACCATGCGTTAAAACCTTTTATCGATGAGGGTTGGTTAGATCTTGCTGTCTATAATGCAAATCAAGATACTCAGATCAAATTAGCTATTTCAGGGCAATTAATCGAAGCAAAGTCAATCAACAAGCCCTTGTTTGTGATCTGTAACTACATCTTCGATACATTGTCACAAGACGCATTTCAAGTCATTAATCATCGCTTACATGAAGTAGAATTAGTTATCAAAAATCAAGCTCAACTTGAGAAAGGTGAGCTAAAAGATTATTTTAAAGATGCTAAATATGAGTTTGTAAAACATCCAGTTAAAACGCAATATTACACTGAAAAGCCCTTATTAAATAAAATATTGCAGGCTTATGAAGCAGAGTGTGAAAATGCTGCATTTTTAATGCCAATAGGTGCTATCCACTGCATTGAAAATTTAAAGAAACTCACGCAAGGGCCTTTAATGTTTTTGGTTTCAGATAAAGGTGTTACTGATAAAGATTTATTTGATGAAGATGATGATCCAGATATTTCTTTTCATGGTTCGGTATCGATGATGGTAAATTTTGATGCGCTCAAACGCTACACAGAGCTTTGTGGTGGAAATTGTTTTTTAATGGGAGATAAAGGAGCCGATTTTCAAGTGGCAAACTTTATTTTTCAAGCAGATTATAAAATACCACAAACAGCGTATGCTTTTGCTAATAGTTTATCTTGTTTTAGCCCTCAAGATCTTTTTGATATCTGTTACATCGAAGATGAGCCTGTAAAACTTAAAACGCTAGAAGCTATTGTGAATATTTTAAATTTAGCAGAATGGGATCCTAGCATATTTTACGATTATCATGAACTACTCATCGAAAAATTAGAAAATGATGATATGACGGTTAACGTACAGCATAGCATCTTAAATGGACTTGAACGTGCTTGGCGTTATTTCTTTAAACTCGAAAAATCTCAAGATCTGCCTTTTGCTATTGGATCAACACTTTATAATATGGGCTTAAATGAAAAAGCAATTGAGTTTTACAATTATTCATTAGCTTATTATGGTAAAGATAAAGATACCTATTTTAATCTGACTTTGGCATATCATGCGCTTGAAAATTATGAAAAAGCGCAAGAAATGATCAATGAGTCACTTAAAATTTCTCCTAAAGATGAAGCAATTGCAGAATTGCAAAAAGAAATTGATCCAATGCATAGTTAA
- a CDS encoding aminotransferase class I/II-fold pyridoxal phosphate-dependent enzyme: MSAIPVFKLEEYLTRYEFSAKHLLCCSDAQSFSLSEILEIASPEDKKLWDNLSFKYTEPYGHPLLRERIASSLYPGLSANHILCFAGAEEGIFSALSVICENDDHVIVMTPCYQSLTELPKSKGALVTELVLKEEEEWRINLNEIKNAITAKTKCIIINFPHNPTGQIIDQEELTELVKLCDKHNIWLFSDEVYRLLGTPKKAWAQPAACLYNKALSLGVMSKSFGMPGLRIGWIACQDEALIHKMKLLKDYLSICNSAPAEIISLISLQNKDLILKRNNTIVQENLRLLDVFLKEYQHLFEWVKPQGGCVGFIKYKSSESVDVFCDRLVEEKSVLLMPASIYDHDSNHFRIGYGRKDMPECLDKLEEFLTHENH; this comes from the coding sequence ATGAGTGCTATTCCCGTATTTAAATTAGAAGAATATTTAACCCGTTATGAGTTTTCAGCTAAGCATCTACTTTGCTGCTCTGATGCGCAAAGTTTCTCGCTTTCAGAAATCCTAGAAATAGCAAGTCCTGAAGATAAGAAATTGTGGGATAACCTAAGCTTTAAATACACGGAACCTTATGGACATCCATTATTACGAGAAAGAATAGCAAGCTCGCTGTATCCAGGACTGTCTGCAAACCATATTTTATGCTTTGCCGGTGCCGAAGAAGGCATTTTCTCTGCACTTTCAGTGATATGTGAAAATGATGATCATGTTATTGTGATGACTCCTTGCTATCAATCACTAACTGAACTGCCTAAATCCAAGGGAGCCTTAGTCACTGAATTAGTTTTGAAAGAAGAGGAAGAATGGCGGATTAATTTAAATGAAATTAAAAATGCCATTACAGCAAAAACAAAGTGTATCATTATTAATTTCCCCCATAACCCGACTGGACAGATCATTGACCAAGAAGAACTCACTGAGCTTGTTAAGCTCTGTGATAAGCATAATATCTGGCTTTTTTCCGATGAAGTGTATAGATTACTTGGGACCCCTAAAAAAGCATGGGCTCAACCTGCCGCTTGTTTATATAATAAAGCACTTTCACTTGGCGTCATGAGTAAATCTTTTGGGATGCCAGGATTGCGCATTGGTTGGATTGCTTGCCAAGATGAAGCCCTTATTCATAAAATGAAATTATTGAAGGATTATTTATCAATCTGCAATAGTGCTCCTGCCGAGATTATTTCACTTATTTCATTGCAAAATAAAGATCTCATCTTGAAAAGAAATAACACTATTGTTCAAGAAAATTTAAGGCTATTAGACGTATTCTTGAAAGAATATCAGCACTTATTCGAATGGGTAAAACCCCAAGGTGGTTGTGTCGGTTTTATAAAATATAAAAGCTCGGAATCGGTTGATGTTTTTTGCGACCGTTTAGTAGAAGAAAAAAGCGTGCTGTTGATGCCTGCTTCTATTTATGATCATGATAGTAATCATTTTCGCATTGGATATGGTAGAAAAGACATGCCAGAATGTCTTGATAAATTAGAAGAATTCTTAACGCATGAAAATCATTGA
- a CDS encoding DUF3300 domain-containing protein: protein MSRVVNTLMTWLLILFTLLPWQIQAEQTTAKKFSQAEIEQLVAPIALYPDPLLAQILMACTYPIEIIAASKWLQENPNLKDDALKNALKNQTWDPSVKSLTAIPDILNKLSEKLEMTIKLGDAFLAQQDDVLYAIQQLRQKAQARGNLNSNNEQAVSVISNPNYQATSGDSQTTDPLQQEANYIQIEPTNPDVIAYPSYDPTTVYGEWPYSDYPADYYYPAGYGYVPGMALAYSLGYLLRDGAYGDISWTGQGITINVDRYFEFTGDRINNPDWKHDSTHRRGLPYRDANSQKKYAQAQIQSEQIREAFRGHQVLNNNNIDAVQQKISEQRSSLDQRFYGAQMPNTAQVPSTDKQIHAQDLNNLPQQRIDNQQRREQLEDNRGNRQQRIADRQDQGMSAQDRDIQAQRELFREQQQKQERIQEHQQEQFQVQQQELQQQRMERQQQRAEQQQQRIDQQRQQQQPRFQSQQFAQRQQGQQNAARERFAERQQGNAFDGINHAAQARQYSNRGSHSLASSRAASRPAASRGARGGGGRR from the coding sequence ATGAGTCGTGTAGTTAATACTTTAATGACTTGGCTACTGATATTATTCACCTTGTTACCTTGGCAAATTCAGGCTGAGCAAACGACAGCAAAAAAATTCTCACAAGCTGAAATAGAACAATTAGTCGCCCCAATTGCACTTTATCCTGATCCCTTACTTGCACAAATTTTGATGGCTTGTACTTATCCGATTGAAATTATCGCAGCTTCCAAATGGTTGCAAGAGAATCCTAATTTAAAAGATGATGCATTAAAGAACGCATTAAAAAATCAAACTTGGGATCCCAGTGTTAAATCACTGACCGCTATTCCAGATATATTGAACAAACTGAGCGAAAAACTAGAGATGACAATCAAGTTAGGTGATGCATTTCTGGCGCAACAAGATGACGTGCTTTACGCCATTCAACAATTACGTCAAAAAGCTCAAGCAAGAGGTAACCTTAATTCAAACAATGAACAAGCGGTGAGTGTAATATCGAATCCTAATTATCAAGCGACATCGGGTGATTCACAAACCACGGATCCGTTACAACAAGAAGCAAACTATATTCAAATCGAACCGACCAATCCCGATGTTATCGCCTATCCATCCTACGATCCAACAACCGTATATGGAGAATGGCCTTATTCGGACTATCCTGCTGATTACTACTATCCAGCAGGTTATGGTTACGTTCCTGGAATGGCCTTGGCATACTCACTGGGTTACCTTTTAAGAGATGGTGCTTACGGAGATATTTCATGGACTGGTCAAGGTATTACGATTAATGTTGATCGTTATTTTGAGTTTACGGGTGACAGAATTAATAATCCTGACTGGAAACATGATTCAACTCATCGCAGAGGGCTACCTTATCGTGATGCAAATTCTCAGAAAAAGTATGCACAAGCACAAATACAAAGCGAGCAAATTAGAGAAGCTTTTCGAGGGCATCAGGTATTAAATAATAACAATATCGATGCGGTACAACAAAAAATTAGTGAGCAACGATCCAGTTTGGATCAACGGTTTTATGGCGCCCAAATGCCGAATACCGCCCAAGTGCCGAGTACCGATAAGCAAATACACGCTCAAGATCTGAACAATTTACCTCAACAAAGAATAGATAATCAGCAAAGAAGAGAACAATTAGAAGATAATAGGGGGAATCGTCAACAACGAATAGCGGATCGTCAAGATCAAGGAATGTCTGCACAAGATCGAGACATACAAGCACAGCGAGAACTATTTCGTGAACAACAGCAAAAACAAGAAAGAATTCAGGAGCATCAGCAAGAACAATTTCAGGTTCAACAACAAGAGCTGCAACAACAAAGAATGGAGCGTCAACAACAAAGAGCAGAGCAGCAACAACAAAGGATAGATCAACAAAGACAGCAGCAGCAACCCAGATTTCAGTCGCAACAATTTGCTCAGCGTCAACAAGGGCAACAAAATGCGGCAAGGGAGCGCTTTGCAGAACGCCAGCAAGGAAATGCTTTTGATGGGATTAACCATGCTGCTCAAGCAAGACAATACAGTAATCGTGGTTCGCATAGTTTAGCATCGAGTCGTGCTGCCAGCCGCCCTGCTGCAAGCAGAGGCGCACGTGGTGGCGGTGGACGACGCTAA
- a CDS encoding phosphotransferase, with the protein MSSNGDKSEYPPETVIETPWSTVIRFPTSEGQFYLKETPADLIEYETIKAIKHLIPDAPIPIILHHNQELNCFLMNSCGDYSLRTLFKGTIDSEQLIQGLHLYLNILRSLEQKREVFELIGIPDWRIEHIPDRYIELLEKKDLVLNEGFTSSELEKLIDLVPTIKTICHFLAEQNIKDTLVNSDFNENNLIIDKHTQHISIVDWGECVISHPFFSIAAHLQNNARRYQLELDGPLLENIKRECLSCWLDVASLDELEIIYQNILKLLPVFSSLCVCRLQTATHNKSKERQSWFIAELLKTLLPLSRYITSDSMRLNK; encoded by the coding sequence TTGTCTTCTAACGGAGATAAAAGTGAATACCCTCCTGAAACAGTTATAGAAACGCCCTGGTCGACGGTGATCCGCTTTCCAACCTCGGAAGGTCAATTTTATTTAAAAGAAACACCTGCTGATTTAATTGAGTATGAGACAATCAAGGCAATTAAACATCTCATACCAGATGCCCCTATACCTATTATTCTTCACCACAATCAAGAATTGAATTGTTTTTTAATGAATAGTTGTGGTGATTATTCTCTTCGGACTTTATTTAAAGGAACAATAGACTCAGAGCAATTAATTCAAGGGCTGCATTTGTATCTCAACATTCTGCGCTCGTTGGAACAAAAGAGGGAAGTTTTTGAGTTAATCGGCATACCCGATTGGCGTATTGAACATATCCCCGACCGCTATATTGAATTACTAGAAAAGAAAGATTTGGTATTGAATGAAGGGTTTACAAGCAGCGAGTTAGAAAAGCTTATAGACTTAGTGCCTACCATTAAAACAATTTGCCACTTTCTTGCGGAGCAAAATATTAAAGATACGTTAGTAAACAGTGATTTCAATGAAAATAATCTGATCATAGATAAACATACCCAACACATATCCATAGTTGATTGGGGAGAGTGTGTCATCAGTCACCCTTTTTTTTCAATTGCTGCTCACTTACAAAATAATGCAAGGCGTTACCAATTAGAATTAGATGGACCTCTATTAGAAAATATAAAGCGCGAATGTTTATCTTGTTGGCTGGATGTGGCTAGTCTCGATGAATTAGAAATAATCTATCAAAACATCTTAAAATTACTTCCTGTTTTTTCTTCGTTATGTGTTTGCCGATTGCAGACAGCTACGCATAATAAAAGCAAAGAGAGGCAAAGTTGGTTTATAGCGGAATTGCTTAAAACGCTGTTGCCTCTCTCAAGATACATTACGTCTGATTCAATGAGGTTAAATAAATGA
- a CDS encoding phosphotransferase: protein MLNKPDIQDEEIIHCLQNEYGLKVEEISFLPLGADLNTAVYRIIANDKMSYFLKLRRGEFNEAAVLVPKYLADSGLKQVIPPLATNTDQLWANLASFKAILSPFVEGRNAIERHLTQEQWIEFGSTLKKFHSIDIPKALTHRIPKEAFSSRWRKTVKAFLERIEIDAFLEPVAIKMALFLKSKSEEIRQMIERTENLASILQKQPIDSILCHADIHGWNLLVAHNGEWYIVDWDTLLLAPKERDLMFIGAGLGDSGRPPLEEETLFYQGYGLTNINHAAIAYYRYERIIEDIGVYCEQIFLSDEGGEDRMQSFEYLQSHFLPNSTIERAYQSDKFFLSSYR, encoded by the coding sequence ATGCTTAACAAACCTGATATTCAAGATGAGGAAATAATCCATTGTTTGCAAAATGAATATGGATTAAAAGTAGAAGAAATCTCATTCTTGCCCCTTGGGGCCGATCTGAATACCGCTGTCTATCGCATTATAGCAAACGATAAAATGAGTTATTTTTTAAAGTTACGACGCGGCGAATTTAATGAAGCTGCCGTATTGGTCCCTAAATACCTTGCCGATAGTGGTCTAAAGCAAGTTATCCCACCGTTAGCAACAAATACAGATCAACTTTGGGCCAATTTAGCATCCTTCAAAGCGATATTATCCCCTTTTGTCGAGGGCCGTAACGCGATTGAAAGACACTTAACACAAGAGCAATGGATTGAATTTGGTTCAACACTCAAAAAATTTCACAGCATCGATATTCCTAAAGCACTCACCCATAGAATACCCAAAGAAGCATTTTCATCCCGTTGGCGCAAGACGGTAAAGGCTTTTCTTGAACGTATCGAAATAGATGCTTTCCTAGAACCTGTTGCCATTAAAATGGCACTATTCTTGAAATCAAAAAGCGAAGAAATACGTCAAATGATTGAGCGTACTGAAAATCTTGCAAGCATACTGCAAAAACAACCAATCGACTCTATTTTATGCCATGCAGATATTCACGGTTGGAACCTATTAGTTGCTCATAATGGCGAATGGTATATCGTTGACTGGGATACCCTTTTATTGGCCCCTAAGGAACGTGATCTCATGTTCATTGGTGCTGGGCTTGGTGATAGTGGACGCCCCCCTCTTGAGGAGGAAACCCTGTTTTATCAAGGATATGGCCTAACCAATATAAACCACGCTGCTATTGCCTATTATCGCTATGAACGCATCATTGAGGATATTGGCGTATATTGTGAACAAATCTTCCTCTCAGATGAGGGTGGTGAAGATAGGATGCAGTCATTTGAATATTTACAATCTCATTTTCTGCCAAACAGTACTATTGAGAGAGCTTATCAGTCTGACAAATTCTTTTTATCATCCTACCGCTGA
- a CDS encoding DUF2950 family protein: MNKYIVSLLVICSMLCASSVKAEQLYFSTPQAAVKELIVSIKEKDMSKLLNILGSDAKPILDSGDPIEDEANHNKFLKACDEENKLEKVNEVEYQLTLGKDHWEFPIPLLKGDKGWYFDTNAGKQEILNRRVGRNELSAINAVLAYVDAQREYYMTNPEHAKMNTYAQKLMSSPNKRDGLYYPVNAGETPSPLGDFFAQASSAGYGDSKGKQQPYLGYYYRILKSQGKDALGGELDYVMKDKMISGHALIAWPAEYGNSGVMTFMVGQDGVVYEKDLGPHTTEDVAKITKYNPDKTWKVVK; the protein is encoded by the coding sequence ATGAACAAATATATCGTTTCGCTATTAGTCATTTGCAGTATGCTATGCGCATCATCTGTTAAAGCTGAGCAACTTTATTTTTCAACGCCACAAGCAGCAGTAAAAGAACTCATTGTGAGCATTAAAGAAAAGGATATGAGTAAATTGCTCAATATTCTGGGTTCAGATGCAAAACCTATTTTGGACTCTGGCGATCCTATTGAAGATGAAGCGAATCATAATAAGTTTTTAAAAGCTTGTGATGAAGAAAATAAGCTTGAGAAAGTTAATGAGGTAGAGTATCAATTAACATTAGGAAAAGATCATTGGGAATTTCCAATACCCTTGTTGAAGGGTGACAAAGGTTGGTACTTTGATACCAATGCAGGTAAACAAGAAATTCTCAATCGTCGGGTCGGTCGCAATGAACTTTCCGCCATTAATGCAGTTCTTGCTTATGTCGATGCACAGCGCGAATATTATATGACTAACCCTGAACATGCGAAAATGAACACCTACGCACAGAAATTGATGAGCTCTCCCAATAAACGTGACGGTCTTTATTATCCTGTGAATGCGGGTGAGACGCCAAGCCCATTAGGAGACTTTTTTGCCCAAGCAAGTTCAGCTGGATATGGGGATTCAAAAGGCAAACAACAACCTTATCTGGGGTATTACTATCGTATACTCAAAAGCCAAGGAAAGGATGCACTGGGTGGTGAACTTGATTACGTTATGAAAGACAAAATGATTTCAGGCCATGCACTGATTGCTTGGCCGGCAGAATATGGTAATTCAGGCGTGATGACTTTTATGGTGGGGCAAGATGGGGTAGTCTATGAAAAGGATCTAGGTCCGCACACGACTGAAGATGTTGCTAAGATAACGAAATATAACCCAGATAAAACCTGGAAAGTGGTGAAGTAG
- a CDS encoding alpha/beta hydrolase fold domain-containing protein, producing the protein MKRLALYTIAALCFNASIVLADELVLQEGVKEFVDTINKAGGKPIYTLTPVEARKVLTDLQASAKDIAPAQIETKTIEADGKKIPLHIIRPENAKHALPVVMYFHGGGWILGDFKTHERFLRELTNASNAAIVFVDYSPAPEAKYPTQIEEAYAATKWVAEHGKSLNLDANKIAVAGDSVGGNMAAAVTLLAKEKKTPKIGFQVLFYPVTDANLDTESYKTFENGPWLTKKAMEWFWDAYLPNKADGKKITASPLQASIEELKGLPPALIITDQNDVLRDEGEAYANKLMQAGVPVVATRYLGTIHDFVMLNALENSPTARAAISQAGRTLWWFFNEDTIMKGKHKAKN; encoded by the coding sequence ATGAAACGACTTGCACTTTATACGATAGCAGCACTATGTTTCAACGCTTCTATCGTCCTGGCTGATGAGTTGGTACTGCAAGAAGGGGTAAAAGAGTTTGTTGATACAATCAATAAAGCGGGGGGAAAACCTATCTATACGCTAACCCCAGTTGAGGCAAGGAAGGTGCTGACGGATCTCCAAGCGTCGGCAAAAGATATTGCACCTGCTCAAATTGAAACTAAAACGATTGAAGCAGACGGTAAAAAAATTCCTTTGCATATTATTCGTCCTGAAAATGCTAAGCATGCTTTACCGGTTGTTATGTATTTTCATGGTGGTGGTTGGATTTTAGGGGATTTTAAAACCCACGAGCGTTTTTTACGAGAATTAACCAATGCATCGAATGCGGCTATTGTTTTTGTCGATTACAGCCCCGCACCAGAAGCAAAGTATCCCACCCAAATTGAAGAAGCCTATGCTGCAACTAAATGGGTTGCAGAACATGGTAAATCACTTAATCTCGATGCAAATAAAATAGCAGTAGCGGGAGACAGTGTGGGTGGCAATATGGCTGCAGCGGTAACCTTATTAGCAAAAGAAAAGAAGACCCCCAAAATTGGTTTTCAGGTGCTTTTTTATCCGGTTACGGATGCTAATCTAGATACAGAAAGTTACAAGACATTTGAAAACGGTCCCTGGCTAACGAAAAAGGCAATGGAATGGTTTTGGGACGCTTATTTGCCAAATAAAGCAGACGGTAAAAAGATTACCGCATCACCGTTACAAGCTTCGATTGAAGAACTCAAAGGCCTACCTCCAGCATTGATTATTACCGATCAAAATGATGTGTTACGTGATGAAGGTGAAGCCTATGCTAACAAACTAATGCAAGCAGGTGTTCCTGTCGTTGCAACCCGTTATTTAGGGACAATCCATGATTTTGTCATGTTGAATGCCCTTGAAAATTCACCTACGGCACGTGCTGCTATTAGCCAAGCAGGACGAACTCTATGGTGGTTTTTCAATGAAGATACGATCATGAAGGGTAAGCATAAAGCTAAAAATTAA
- a CDS encoding helix-turn-helix transcriptional regulator — protein sequence MQQYIPICDAMVQLMHPLIEIVIHEIDSDKIIYLNGTLSARKVGDPSLLEQEALEEVSQIIYPKINFDGKLIKSISVLLENKWLLCINCDISVFSKMQNISELLLSVASSQPRSLFVNDWQEKLHLTIHDYLQKNNLSFENLHSSDKKDLVKYLLALGAFNEKKAADYVAKILDLGRATVFKYLKELR from the coding sequence TTGCAGCAATATATTCCGATTTGTGACGCCATGGTGCAATTGATGCACCCTCTCATTGAAATTGTGATCCATGAAATTGATTCGGATAAAATCATTTACCTGAATGGCACTTTATCAGCAAGAAAAGTAGGCGATCCTTCTTTACTTGAACAAGAAGCCTTAGAAGAGGTATCGCAAATCATTTATCCCAAAATTAATTTTGATGGAAAATTGATTAAGTCTATATCTGTACTGCTAGAAAATAAGTGGCTGCTTTGCATTAATTGCGATATTTCTGTGTTCAGTAAAATGCAAAATATAAGCGAACTTCTGCTGAGCGTTGCCAGCTCTCAACCCCGTTCTCTTTTTGTTAATGACTGGCAAGAAAAACTTCATCTCACCATTCATGATTATTTACAAAAAAACAATCTTTCATTTGAAAATTTACATTCCTCCGACAAGAAAGATTTAGTGAAATATTTACTAGCTTTAGGTGCTTTTAACGAAAAGAAAGCAGCTGATTATGTCGCTAAAATATTAGATCTTGGTAGAGCCACCGTTTTTAAATACTTAAAAGAGTTGAGATAA